From Paraburkholderia sprentiae WSM5005:
CCCACCCTTGCGTGAATGCTCACCGGAAAGCAGATACACATCCATGGACGCGGATCGGTACTGGCCCTAGCCGAGCAGATCGGGGCTGGCGTGCGCAGACTCATAGCTGGCGACATCCAATGTGCCGATGAAGCCATGAATGAAGACGACTGGCAAGGGATTGCTCATGCGTGGTGGATGAGAGCTGTTATCCATCGTCAGTTCAGCATCCGCGAACGGACACGAGGTAAAACCGTTGCCGAAATTGTCACCAATTTTGGCCGCGGTGTCGACTCGCGGCAAAGCTCGATCGGCGCGTGCCGCACCGACCGCGTATCGCCGTGGGTTCGAACGGGCTGACATGGCGATGCGCTTGACTTAGAGTGCACTCGAAGTCCTAACCTGAGATCCGTCATGTCGAAATCGCTAACTATCGGTCAGGTGGCGGCAGCCACCGGCATCACCGCCCATACGCTGCGTTACTACGAGCAAGCGGGGTTGCTACGCCCGGTTGGGCGCACCGCGGCGGGACACCGGCTGTTTTCGCCTGCCGATCTGGACTGGCTGCAATTCGTCATGCGCCTGAAGGCGACGGGGATGCCGATAGCCGCCATACAGGCGTTCGCGGAACTACGCGCGCAGGGCGATTCGACGTACGATGCGCGGCGCGAGATGCTCGCCGCCCATCGGGACAGAGTCCTCGTACGTATGGCCGAACTGCAGGCCAATCTTGCTGCCATCACTGACAAGATCGCCTGGTACGAGACGGCAGAGCGGGACGCGGAGCGATATGACGATAGTTCCCAACCACATCGACAGAAAGAGGACTCGCCATGGATACCGGATTAGATGCAGCGCACGCGAATCACGACCGCTACGCGCGGGGCTGGCAAAAGCTAAAGCAGATCGATGGAGAGGTCGGCGAGAAGGTTGTCGCGGCGCTCGCGCCAATCGCGCCGGACTTCGGCCGCATGCTGATCGAATTCGGTTTCGGCGACATCTATAGCCGACCACAACTCGATCTGCGCGCTCGCGAGATCGCGACGATAGCGGCCCTGGCCGCGCTCGGCAACGCGCAACCGCAATTGAAGATTCATATCGAGGCGGCTCTGAATGTCGGCTGCACGCGCGACGAGATTGTCGAGGTGTTCATGCAGATGGCGCTCTATGCGGGCTTTCCTGCTGCGCTGAATGCGCTATTCGCCGCACAGGAAGTGTTTGCCGCGACAAGCGCGACATAGTGCCAGCCGGCGCTGCGCGCGCCGGGCAGTTCAGCCGCGAATATCGCAGACATGTTGGCCCGTCTCCGGAAACGTGCAGATGACCGGCTATTTATCGGGCTTGCTTTCTGTCGTAGGTCTCTCTTGCCTGCTCGATCTCGTCCAAATGCCTGATCGACCAGTCATAGACGGCGCGGAACGGCACCTGCAGCGTGCGCCCTAATTCGGTGATCGAATATTCGACGGCAACCGGCGAAGAGTTGATCACTTCCCGCGCGATCAGACCGTTGCGCTCGAGACGCCGCAGGGCCTGTGTGAGCGCCTTGTGTGTGATGCCCTCCAGCCGCCGCCTCATTTCATTGAAGCGTGCAGGCTCCTCTGAGAGCAGCGTGAGAATCATCACCGACCATTTATTGGCTACTTGATCAAAAAAGGAGCGCGCGGCGCAGTCCGCGAAGAACACTGCGTCAACCTCACATGCCATGCCGATATCCTCGTGTATATCTACGCACTTCGTGGTGCGTAATTGACCGTAGATAGCTAACGTATAGCATAGGTATCACGTCAATCGATTCGAGCCTGAAATCGCAAACGCCCTCCGGCGTGCAGATCCAGACAGGCCCGATCACCGCGGAGAACAGAATGGCAACAGACCAGAGCAGTTCATCGTTACGCGAGATAGCCGATTGCAACGGCGCAGCAGCGAGATCCACCGCACGCCTCTTTTCCACTGATGTGGGCACAGGCCGAAATGTGATGTTCCTGCACGGCTGGACCTGTGACTCCGGCGATTGGAGCGGCCAATTGCCCTTCTTCGAAAGCAGGTACCGTACGGTAGCCGTCGACCTGCGGGGGCACGGCAAGTCGGAAGTGATGCCGTCCGGTGCTTATTCGCCCGAGGACTATGTGGCCGACGTCGAGTCGTTGATCACGACGCGCTACCGAGGAGAAGCATTCGTCCTCATTGGCCATTCGATGGGCGGCCAGATTGCGGCCCGTCTCGCTGCGCGTCGACCCGACCTGGTCGATGCCGTCGTCTCGGTCGACGGCGCGCTAGGATTTTCCGAGGATACCGGTAAGGCCTTCGAAAAAACCGCACATGATTTGCAGGCGGACGATCCTCGCGCCGTGGTCGCCGCGCTGTTCGAACGGGTCTACGGGATCGCGACCGATCCGGCTCATAAACGCTTACACGCGAGCCGCCTTCAGCAAGTGCCGTTGCACGTCATTCGCGAGTCGTTCGCGCCTTTGTTCTTCGGCGCCGGTCAAGTGGGTATCGGCGACGCGAGCGCAAAGTTCTGCGCACGCCTCACCGTACCGTTCTATCACCTGTGTCTCGATCCGTCGCAGGCCGATCGCATGGGGCCGTGGTTTTCCCATTCGAAGTCGAAAGTACAGGCATGGTCCAATGCGGGACACTGGATCATGCAAGACCGCAATGTGGATGTGAACGCTGCCGTGGCCACGTGGATCGATTCACTGTAGCCGATTGCCGATTACCTCTTCTGAGCTCGAGAATTGCTATGTCGAACCTTGACGTTCTATTTCGTCCGTACCGTCTGAATGCACTCGATTTGCCGAACCGCGTGGTGATGGCACCAATGACACGATCCTCATCGCCGGCGGGTGTGCCAACGGCCGAAATGGCCTCGTATTACCGCCGCCGCGCCGAGCATGGCGTTGGCCTCATCATCACGGAGGCCACGGGAATCAGCCGTCCCGCCGCACTCAATGAGCCCAACATTCCGCAGTTTCACGGCGACGCGGCGCTAACGAACTGGAAGATAGTCGCAGACGAAGTGCACGCTGCGGGGGGACGTATCGTGCCGCAGCTCATCCACGTGGGACAGAAACGCTCGAATGCCGCGTCCGACTGGACGCCGTCCTCGCCTTATGAAAGCCCGTCGGGTCTTTCGTTGACCGGTCAGCCCGTGGGCCAGCCAATGACTGACGCTGACATCGCGCAAACCATCGATGCGTTCGCGCGTGCCGCCGCCGATGCCGAAAGGATCGGATTTGACGGCGTCGAGCTGCACGCTGCGCATAACTACCTGATCAACCAGTTTTTCGCAGCGGACCTGAATCTGCGTAGCGACCAGTATGGCGGTTCCACGCTACTCGAACGCTCGCGCTTTGCGATCGAGATCCTGCAAGCGATCCGCGCGGTCGTGAGTCATGACTTTCCGGTCATTCTGCGCCTGTCGCAATGGAAGCCGAAGGATATCAATGCACGGCTCGCTCCGACGCCGCAAGTGCTCGAACAATGGCTCGGTGCGCTCGTCGACGCCGGTACGGACGCGTTCCATCTATCCCAACAGAGGTACTGGCAGGCGGCCTTCCCGGAGTTCGATTCGGAGTTGAACCTGGCAGGCTGGGCCAAGAAGCTGACGGGCGTCACCGCGATCACAGTCGGCGCCGTCGGTCTGACCGGTGACGTGTATGAGTCGTTCGCAGGCAAAAGCGCGCAAAAGACGTCGATCGATGACTTGCTAGCACGGCTGGAGCGCGACGAGTTCGACCTAGTCGCCGTCGGCCGCCCATTGCTGCAGGACGCCGCGTGGCTGGAGAAGGTTCGTCAAAATCGTTTCGACGCAATTGCCGATTTCACGCCTGAAGCGTTCGCTACGCTGCGTTGACCAGTCCTCTCACGGCAACCACGATCTTTCACCGACTTGAAAAAGCGTACTGGAATCAGCAGGCCCGTCGCTACCACGAACCGCTTTGAAATCAGCGACCTCAGGATGTCTGCGGAAGATATCGGATGCCCCGAAAGGCTTGTTTGGCGGAAGGCAGCCAACTCCAACAGTTGCCCGCAAAGCGCCGCCAGGTTTGACTCCCACTCTGCCCGACTACGACATACCCATCATCCTACCCATACTTCGCGGCGACATGCCCAGAGCGGCATCTAAGCTGGTCTCCACCGCATCAGCCGGCACCACCCACTCTCATGAGTGCGTCGGTCGACCACGCGACGCGCGACCGGCCCGTGCCAGCGACAAGGTCACCGGGCCGCCCACCTTGAAATCCATTCTCCGCTCGACTTCTTCGCGTTTCGTGTTTCGTGTTTCGTTATGCTGATAGCATTCGCCATCAATCGCCTGAATGAAAATATCCCCACTCGATCGTCAATCAATGGCCGGAACCCTTATGGGACAATGGTTCCGCCAGTTCGCGTGACGATGATACCGCCAGTGATACCGAAAAATCCTGCCAGCACTTCGCGACTTTCTGTGGATCGCAATGGAAAACCAATGTCCCCTTTTGTTTAAATTGCTATGAGGACGGGATACCCCAAGGCGATTTGTGAAGCTGATACCGTTATCGATACCCTCAGGCTCTTTCCAGCACGGTACGATCAAAGCCAACCGGTACCGCGATCTTCAACTCTGTCCAAAATATCCGACACGTCGTATCCCTAATTCCAGATCGGACTCCTGCACTCGATCGCGACGGCCAACTACACCACACGAACGGGCCACCGTAGACTGCGCTTCCTTGAAATGATGCAACCAGCGCCTATCCGCTGTCAGATACGCCGTCGAAACGCAGCGTTGTGAAAAGAGATTTAAGCTCGCTATCCGATACATCGGCATCCTTGCTCGCCGGCGTAGCTGGCCTGTAGGCCTTAGCATCCTGCTCGTCTTCCATTTCTGTGAGCTCTATGCGCCGCCGGTCTAGGCGCGCTTCTTCAACTGGGGAAAGGACGACATCGGATATGGCTATCGGTCAGTCGCTCATCGGTGCAGGTATCTACCGGAGCCTTTATATACAGGCCCGCGGCGCGCTAAAGTAGGAACTGCTGGAGCATCTGCGACGCCGTATCGAAAAGTGAACGCCCCGCGACAGCGGAAGACCGTGCGATACCCGGTCAACATGCGGTGCACTCATTTCCGGGTGAGGACGAAGTGACAGCCTATGTCGAACGGCACTTCGTGCTGCTGGGTGTCTCGGCCGCACGGCTTGCGCAGGCGAAGCGTCGCTTGTCGGTGGCGGACCTCGACGCCGCGGAGCTGGTGCCGGCTAAACCCATCCGTGCGGAGCGCAGACCTGTGCCCGCCGCCGCCTGCCGTCGGCGACGTCCTGAACTACCTCGAACCTGTCCAGTTCGCGCATCGTCATCGTTATTCGTTCGGTCGCAGCCATGGAAGCCTCCCGCGCCGAAACGCAGGCGGCCGGTCAGCTTGCGCTGCGAAAAAGCGGACATTTGAACTTGGCTAAAAGCGGACATTACAACTTAGCCTCTACAGCCTTAATGTTGGATCAATTTCTTCTATGTCAAATTAGTGCTCGCGACGTGAATATCAGTCACGACCCGTCCCACATCCAACAGTAGGACCACAGTAGCAAAAGCCGAAAAGCCTCTTGCCGGCTCCCGGTCCTACCTCAACTCACAAACGGCAACTTGCTGTCCCGCGCCTGCGCGAGCATCGAAACAGTGATCTTGCGGACTTCGAGCTTGCTCTGCGTGACATGCGCGCGCAGCATAATGCCCGCTTCGGCGAGCTTTCCGCGTTCGATCAGCGTGAGCATCGTGGCGTGCTCGTCGTAGGTCGCGTCGGTGCGATGCGGCTTGAGGAAATCGAGTCGTCGCACGATGCGAATGCGCTCGGTCACTTCGTCGTGCACGCGTAGCATTTCGGCGTTGCCCGTCGCTTCCACAAGCCCGCGATGAAAGCCTTCGTCGAGCCGGAACATGCGCGCCGGATCGGTCTCGCGTGCGTCGCGCGGCACGCACCAGATCGCCTTGAGCGCGTCGATCGCGCGATTGTTCGAGCCGCTCGTCACACGCTCTATAGCAGCCAGTTCGAGCACGATGCGCAGGTCGTACAGCTGATCGAGCCGCTCGAAGTCGATGTTGCACACTTTCCAGCCGCGCCGGAAGCCGACTTCCAGATAGCCTTCGCGTAGCAGACGGAACAGCGCGTCGCGCATCGGTGTGCGCGACACGCCGTAATACTGC
This genomic window contains:
- a CDS encoding winged helix-turn-helix transcriptional regulator; the encoded protein is MACEVDAVFFADCAARSFFDQVANKWSVMILTLLSEEPARFNEMRRRLEGITHKALTQALRRLERNGLIAREVINSSPVAVEYSITELGRTLQVPFRAVYDWSIRHLDEIEQARETYDRKQAR
- a CDS encoding alpha/beta fold hydrolase, producing MATDQSSSSLREIADCNGAAARSTARLFSTDVGTGRNVMFLHGWTCDSGDWSGQLPFFESRYRTVAVDLRGHGKSEVMPSGAYSPEDYVADVESLITTRYRGEAFVLIGHSMGGQIAARLAARRPDLVDAVVSVDGALGFSEDTGKAFEKTAHDLQADDPRAVVAALFERVYGIATDPAHKRLHASRLQQVPLHVIRESFAPLFFGAGQVGIGDASAKFCARLTVPFYHLCLDPSQADRMGPWFSHSKSKVQAWSNAGHWIMQDRNVDVNAAVATWIDSL
- a CDS encoding carboxymuconolactone decarboxylase family protein, with translation MDTGLDAAHANHDRYARGWQKLKQIDGEVGEKVVAALAPIAPDFGRMLIEFGFGDIYSRPQLDLRAREIATIAALAALGNAQPQLKIHIEAALNVGCTRDEIVEVFMQMALYAGFPAALNALFAAQEVFAATSAT
- a CDS encoding MerR family transcriptional regulator, giving the protein MSKSLTIGQVAAATGITAHTLRYYEQAGLLRPVGRTAAGHRLFSPADLDWLQFVMRLKATGMPIAAIQAFAELRAQGDSTYDARREMLAAHRDRVLVRMAELQANLAAITDKIAWYETAERDAERYDDSSQPHRQKEDSPWIPD
- a CDS encoding oxidoreductase — protein: MTRSSSPAGVPTAEMASYYRRRAEHGVGLIITEATGISRPAALNEPNIPQFHGDAALTNWKIVADEVHAAGGRIVPQLIHVGQKRSNAASDWTPSSPYESPSGLSLTGQPVGQPMTDADIAQTIDAFARAAADAERIGFDGVELHAAHNYLINQFFAADLNLRSDQYGGSTLLERSRFAIEILQAIRAVVSHDFPVILRLSQWKPKDINARLAPTPQVLEQWLGALVDAGTDAFHLSQQRYWQAAFPEFDSELNLAGWAKKLTGVTAITVGAVGLTGDVYESFAGKSAQKTSIDDLLARLERDEFDLVAVGRPLLQDAAWLEKVRQNRFDAIADFTPEAFATLR
- a CDS encoding GntR family transcriptional regulator — translated: MCPTCKPLTGNADNVGTIRRRLVIEPKRLTEAKDPIDEPHDVAPDASKVVYGANPLAEQVYLQLKQDIFDFRLFPGDRFSETDIAQYYGVSRTPMRDALFRLLREGYLEVGFRRGWKVCNIDFERLDQLYDLRIVLELAAIERVTSGSNNRAIDALKAIWCVPRDARETDPARMFRLDEGFHRGLVEATGNAEMLRVHDEVTERIRIVRRLDFLKPHRTDATYDEHATMLTLIERGKLAEAGIMLRAHVTQSKLEVRKITVSMLAQARDSKLPFVS